In Xenopus tropicalis strain Nigerian chromosome 5, UCB_Xtro_10.0, whole genome shotgun sequence, one genomic interval encodes:
- the LOC101730330 gene encoding WAP four-disulfide core domain protein 5-like: protein MGPTVALLLLGLCSLGSLAQRPTVSGRFTKEPGPAMIGRPKPGKCPEPVNIDSCDRSLKHECDTDPQCPANRKCCHNGCRKRCLHPLEDKRDSCPYYDASLCGLDFPSDDECKVDGQCPGKERCCCSNCRLECTPTVIEHIGFCPETIETLSCISALDTPLCQTDSSCPRGWKCCLSGERMQCVEALAEKPGKCPIPVTRCPPPAPNPACSSDANCPGNKKCCTPACEPKCMEPI from the exons ATGGGACCGActgtggccctcctgctcctgggcCTCTGCTCTCTGGGCTCCTTGGCACAGCGACCCACTG TGTCGGGGCGATTTACAAAGGAGCCTGGTCCTGCCATGATTGGGCGGCCAAAGCCCGGAAAGTGCCCGGAGCCGGTGAATATTGACTCCTGTGACCGATCCCTGAAACATGAATGTGACACCGACCCCCAGTGCCCAGCCAATAGGAAATGCTGTCACAACGGCTGCAGGAAGAGATGTCTCCACCCCCTGGAAG ACAAGAGGGATTCCTGCCCCTACTACGACGCCTCCCTCTGTGGCCTGGACTTCCCCTCGGACGATGAGTGCAAAGTGGACGGTCAGTGCCCGGGGAAAGAGAGGTGCTGCTGCTCCAACTGCCGCCTGGAGTGCACCCCAACTGTCATAG AACACATTGGGTTTTGCCCCGAGACCATAGAAACGCTGTCGTGCATCTCTGCCCTAGATACCCCCCTGTGTCAGACTGATagcagctgcccccggggctggAAGTGCTGTCTCAGTGGGGAGAGGATGCAGTGTGTGGAGGCCTTGGCTG AGAAGCCCGGTAAGTGCCCCATCCCTGTAACCAGatgcccccctcctgcccccaacCCAGCCTGCTCCAGCGACGCTAACTGCCCCGGGAACAAGAAGTGCTGCACCCCTGCCTGTGAGCCCAAGTGCATGGAGCCAATCTAG
- the xbg100485866 gene encoding whey acidic protein, which produces MSGTGSALLLGITLCCLGAWAKENIGEYHYVCPKFHSESCKVPNPRGCHGDQYCPKGQKCCCSDCGWKCVTAERVKPGRCPPIMPRCVGPPPKPSCQTDGDCSGRQKCCTLCGKVCQDPHEESEGACPVPSDPRKLQCPSVYCARNDDCLTPQKCCQSGGKQRCMHV; this is translated from the exons ATGTCGGGAACTGGCAGTGCCCTCCTCCTGGGCATCACCCTCTGCTGCCTGGGCGCCTGGGCAAAGGAGAATATAG GGGAATACCATTACGTTTGCCCCAAGTTCCATTCGGAGAGCTGTAAAGTGCCCAACCCACGGGGGTGCCACGGCGACCAGTATTGCCCCAAAGGGCAGAAATGCTGCTGCTCCGACTGCGGCTGGAAATGCGTCACGGCAGAGAGAG TGAAGCCGGGGCGCTGCCCCCCAATAATGCCCAGGTGTGTGGGGCCCCCCCCAAAACCAAGCTGCCAGACAGACGGCGACTGCTCGGGCCGGCAGAAGTGCTGCACCCTGTGTGGGAAGGTCTGTCAGGACCCCCATGAAG AGAGCGAGGGAGCGTGCCCGGTGCCCAGCGACCCCAGGAAACTGCAATGTCCGTCTGTCTACTGTGCCAGGAACGACGACTGCCTGACGCCCCAAAAGTGCTGCCAGTCGGGGGGGAAGCAGCGCTGCATGCACGTCTGA